A single region of the Marinobacter salinisoli genome encodes:
- a CDS encoding tetratricopeptide repeat protein, which yields MKYLLTASICTFCISVTALAQETFRVELGRDGETIGDMRPVFLPFEARPMPAISPAEVARRYQKLFRSSDEPEVRIDALNRLSNIQSLSGEDIGFTPEEETTIYREAIVSYESILARGSFSGRLDELLYQMAKAHALTGQPEQSIMRLKQLAGLYPESPLAPEARFRVAESAFSDGNYRDAEAQYQSVLEIVDGDSPLSSKARFMLGWSQFKQGVGAWDRAAGNFITVLDGFLPNQESLQTVDRSSIDTIDDTLRVLAMMAARTDGAERLYAWLNASDKRHWTYIVFDRLADYYAVLGQYEASVAANHAFVRYFPNHPHNPAFMAQVADVWQMAGKPAKVRAAKADYVAQFAAPELYHSLSGAEQSRWVEFSRQLGDFNYHVGSQALAAGDHARAQEAFSTAASFYEALAGRTDASGEVLRLAGDARLQSGQYRAALIDFQQSAYKFGGHPEAADAGWAAIVLLREGLDGRRQAPGFVTNIDALAHEAERFGVNFVGDPRLTGLLADLAVRWFNKGNLERAIGNAQNVVARDAATGSERYAAWQVMAKARQQRGEFELAEQAWNSVLGALAGGEVTAAEPGAASAAKNQLATVIYRQGEKAAETRNTDAAVRHFERIETVLPHSEIAIKGRYDAANTLLLALQYPAAIDALTRFRRDFPRHALAEDISDKLVYAHVSAGDPSSAAEELLSAATTEVNPWPARLKAAALYHEGGETGPRNQLYRAYLGTNPVANSADQHILHQTMRQRLMESGDSSPDLQQALVDKELASQWHSEETLGWAARSALMLGARAAATFTAIRLTHPLAQSLDRKQSALEAARKRFIEAEKLGDELVRSESLFRRAELYRALAQDLMASAVPADLNEMEALQYQMLLEEEAFPFEEKAIQLHADNHQRITALGYDAWIGKSLDALAQMNPGRYDRTVRWMTWTVETNDGA from the coding sequence GTGAAATACCTGCTGACGGCTTCTATCTGTACTTTTTGTATTTCCGTGACCGCGTTGGCGCAGGAAACTTTCCGTGTTGAGCTGGGGCGGGATGGTGAAACCATTGGTGACATGCGCCCGGTGTTTCTGCCGTTTGAAGCCCGCCCGATGCCTGCTATCTCGCCGGCAGAAGTTGCGCGACGTTATCAGAAGCTGTTCCGTTCCTCCGATGAGCCCGAGGTTCGCATAGATGCGCTGAACCGGCTGAGCAATATCCAGAGTTTATCCGGAGAAGACATTGGCTTTACGCCAGAGGAAGAAACGACCATTTATCGGGAGGCAATCGTCAGTTACGAGTCTATTCTCGCTCGCGGCTCCTTCAGTGGACGCCTCGACGAACTGCTGTACCAGATGGCCAAAGCCCACGCGCTGACCGGGCAGCCCGAACAATCGATCATGCGACTCAAGCAACTGGCCGGGCTTTATCCAGAATCGCCACTGGCGCCGGAAGCCAGGTTCCGGGTTGCGGAGTCGGCATTTTCCGATGGTAACTATCGGGATGCCGAAGCCCAATATCAATCAGTTCTTGAAATCGTCGACGGCGATTCCCCGTTGAGTTCGAAAGCCAGATTCATGCTCGGTTGGAGTCAATTCAAGCAGGGCGTCGGCGCATGGGATCGTGCCGCAGGCAATTTCATCACCGTGTTGGATGGTTTCCTGCCAAACCAGGAAAGCTTGCAAACGGTGGACAGGTCCAGCATCGACACCATTGACGATACCTTGCGCGTACTGGCCATGATGGCTGCCCGTACCGACGGCGCTGAACGGCTTTATGCATGGCTGAACGCCAGCGACAAGCGTCATTGGACGTACATAGTATTTGACCGTCTGGCAGATTATTACGCGGTGCTTGGCCAATACGAAGCCAGCGTTGCCGCCAATCATGCCTTTGTGCGTTATTTCCCCAATCATCCACATAATCCGGCGTTCATGGCACAAGTAGCCGATGTCTGGCAGATGGCCGGTAAGCCAGCGAAGGTGAGGGCTGCAAAAGCCGACTACGTCGCCCAGTTCGCTGCTCCGGAACTGTATCACTCACTGTCCGGTGCTGAGCAGTCGCGCTGGGTAGAGTTCAGCCGGCAACTCGGCGACTTTAACTATCATGTCGGATCCCAGGCGCTGGCAGCAGGTGACCATGCCCGTGCGCAGGAAGCCTTTTCTACCGCGGCGAGCTTTTACGAGGCGTTGGCGGGGCGCACGGATGCCTCCGGTGAGGTGTTGCGTCTTGCAGGCGACGCACGGCTTCAGTCGGGTCAGTACCGCGCTGCCCTGATCGATTTTCAGCAGTCGGCCTACAAGTTTGGAGGTCATCCGGAGGCCGCCGATGCTGGCTGGGCCGCGATTGTTCTGCTGCGCGAGGGTCTGGATGGGCGTCGTCAGGCACCAGGATTTGTGACCAATATCGATGCCCTGGCCCACGAAGCCGAACGCTTTGGAGTCAATTTCGTTGGCGACCCTCGATTGACTGGTTTGCTGGCGGATCTGGCGGTTCGGTGGTTCAACAAAGGCAATCTTGAGCGGGCGATTGGCAATGCCCAGAACGTCGTTGCCCGTGACGCTGCCACTGGCTCGGAACGATACGCGGCGTGGCAGGTGATGGCCAAGGCACGTCAGCAGAGGGGTGAATTCGAGCTTGCTGAGCAAGCCTGGAACAGTGTTCTAGGGGCGCTTGCCGGCGGAGAGGTGACTGCGGCCGAACCGGGAGCCGCATCAGCTGCAAAAAATCAGTTGGCGACAGTGATCTACCGTCAGGGCGAGAAAGCGGCGGAAACCCGAAACACGGACGCTGCGGTGAGGCACTTCGAGCGGATTGAAACCGTTCTGCCACATTCAGAGATAGCGATTAAAGGGCGTTACGATGCCGCCAATACCCTGTTGCTGGCACTTCAATACCCCGCCGCCATCGATGCACTGACTCGTTTCCGGCGAGATTTCCCGCGACATGCGCTTGCCGAAGACATCAGTGACAAACTGGTTTACGCCCATGTCTCTGCCGGCGACCCATCGAGTGCGGCAGAGGAATTGCTGTCTGCGGCAACAACCGAAGTGAATCCATGGCCAGCTCGCCTTAAGGCCGCCGCGCTCTATCACGAGGGCGGCGAGACCGGGCCGCGAAATCAGCTGTACAGAGCTTATCTGGGTACAAATCCAGTGGCCAACAGTGCCGACCAACACATCCTGCACCAAACCATGCGCCAACGACTGATGGAGTCGGGCGACAGTTCCCCGGACCTTCAGCAAGCACTCGTGGACAAAGAACTTGCCAGTCAGTGGCACTCCGAAGAGACCCTGGGCTGGGCAGCGCGCAGCGCGCTGATGTTAGGGGCTAGAGCCGCGGCAACCTTTACCGCAATCCGTTTAACGCACCCGCTGGCGCAATCGCTGGACCGGAAACAGAGTGCGCTGGAGGCCGCTCGCAAGCGCTTTATCGAGGCTGAAAAGCTGGGTGATGAACTTGTCCGTTCGGAATCGCTTTTTCGTCGCGCTGAACTTTACCGGGCGCTCGCGCAGGACCTGATGGCATCGGCGGTTCCGGCGGATCTGAACGAAATGGAAGCCCTGCAGTATCAGATGCTTCTCGAGGAGGAAGCGTTTCCTTTCGAGGAAAAAGCGATTCAGTTGCACGCGGACAATCATCAGAGGATCACGGCGCTCGGATACGACGCCTGGATAGGCAAGAGTCTTGACGCGCTGGCGCAGATGAATCCCGGTCGCTACGACCGGACAGTCCGCTGGATGACCTGGACAGTGGAGACAAACGATGGTGCTTAA
- a CDS encoding MotA/TolQ/ExbB proton channel family protein, which produces MDTIVRFFQEGGPFMYPIAVVLVIGLAITLERFVYLASMRHRNKVAFELGILPLLRKGDYQRAMKAASNSDSAIAAIMGAGLGRLLNNSRREDIEYAMEEGLMEVLPRLEKRTQYLATLANVATLLGLLGTIIGLIAAFTAVAAADPSQKASLLSESISVAMNTTAFGLMSAIPLLMFHAVLQTKTNEIVDSFEMAGVKLLNMIADQKQPAVA; this is translated from the coding sequence ATGGATACTATCGTGCGTTTTTTTCAGGAAGGCGGCCCGTTCATGTACCCCATCGCGGTGGTGTTGGTGATTGGTCTGGCCATCACCCTCGAGCGGTTCGTTTACCTGGCCTCCATGCGACATCGCAACAAGGTGGCCTTTGAACTTGGGATTCTTCCGTTGCTCCGCAAGGGGGATTACCAGCGGGCAATGAAGGCCGCGTCCAACTCCGACAGTGCCATTGCCGCCATCATGGGAGCGGGCCTCGGGCGCCTCCTTAATAACAGCCGCCGGGAGGACATTGAGTACGCGATGGAAGAGGGGCTTATGGAAGTCCTGCCCCGACTCGAAAAGCGAACGCAGTATCTGGCGACACTTGCCAATGTTGCTACGCTCCTGGGCCTGCTGGGTACCATTATTGGTCTGATCGCAGCCTTCACCGCAGTTGCTGCCGCAGATCCTTCACAAAAGGCCAGCCTGCTTTCCGAGAGTATTTCGGTTGCCATGAACACCACCGCCTTCGGCCTGATGTCTGCGATTCCTTTGCTCATGTTCCATGCGGTGCTGCAGACCAAAACCAACGAAATTGTCGACAGCTTTGAAATGGCAGGCGTCAAACTGCTCAACATGATTGCCGATCAAAAGCAGCCTGCGG
- a CDS encoding tetratricopeptide repeat protein, translating to MKGSVGKKLVLGLLGAAFALAAPASIQAKGSSPENLVNGLVRFALASNQLAPVLAQVGSLEGHSADFHRAQVLLATGQTEAAVHRLGAVVEGDFHRAEAALLLGRTLMEDNAADATKWLELVARTGRGETKTEASFYLAERYRTSGRVDKAGEVLGKIDPGYWAAVGYLNLASDYAREDVNPVRALVALRVALAMADADPLQERREHLKGELLVRAGYLAFKNGEYDKAISFLERVSLEGSNNYTAQALYLHGLAMAAKGSHRASMQSWHRAKKYPLAYPGVADAWIGMGRGYDLSGYLGQAGEAFLAATSAFESERVTLRNLAGQIRQNGAYATFVEEARDKGVEWFLADNRIKTQPRLAYLHEFLQREDAQKAVARMVELAELERHLDRQANDLGVFTDALRSQLNTLAQQSPDVISGALARQKSLYKELSALSSMALSPGQRAQVVAMTEILTATATDLKSFGKSVKSQPAMLERQLANARSQESSTRKLLGKLAVLRREAADQLDRLALAYVAEQDRRMVIVQDKAEQQIAHLYEYLAVSKLEGRAP from the coding sequence ATGAAAGGTTCGGTCGGTAAAAAACTGGTTCTCGGGCTACTGGGGGCAGCCTTTGCTCTGGCCGCTCCGGCCAGTATTCAAGCAAAAGGGAGCTCCCCTGAAAATCTAGTGAATGGCCTGGTTCGGTTCGCTCTGGCGAGTAATCAACTGGCCCCCGTTCTGGCCCAGGTCGGTAGTCTGGAGGGGCACTCGGCGGATTTTCATCGAGCTCAAGTCTTGCTGGCAACGGGACAAACCGAGGCGGCCGTTCATCGCTTGGGTGCAGTAGTCGAAGGGGATTTCCACCGAGCGGAAGCAGCGTTGCTCCTTGGTCGAACGCTTATGGAGGACAACGCGGCGGATGCGACGAAGTGGCTTGAACTGGTCGCCCGCACGGGGCGGGGCGAGACAAAAACCGAAGCCAGCTTTTATCTTGCTGAGCGCTATCGCACCAGTGGCCGTGTTGATAAAGCCGGTGAGGTGTTGGGCAAGATTGATCCGGGTTACTGGGCGGCCGTGGGTTACTTGAATCTGGCCAGCGACTACGCCCGGGAAGACGTCAATCCGGTTCGTGCCCTGGTGGCGCTTCGTGTCGCGCTGGCGATGGCCGATGCTGATCCGCTGCAAGAGCGCCGAGAACATCTGAAAGGGGAGTTGTTGGTTCGCGCAGGGTATCTGGCGTTCAAAAATGGCGAGTATGACAAGGCCATCAGCTTTCTGGAGCGAGTATCGCTGGAAGGCAGCAACAACTACACCGCGCAGGCACTTTATCTGCATGGCCTGGCAATGGCGGCGAAGGGAAGTCACCGAGCATCAATGCAAAGCTGGCACCGGGCGAAAAAGTACCCGTTGGCTTACCCCGGGGTCGCCGATGCCTGGATTGGCATGGGGCGCGGCTACGATCTTTCGGGCTACCTCGGCCAGGCCGGTGAGGCCTTTCTGGCCGCGACGTCTGCCTTCGAGAGTGAACGGGTCACCCTGCGTAACCTCGCCGGACAAATTCGACAGAACGGCGCTTACGCTACGTTCGTTGAAGAAGCCCGAGACAAGGGGGTGGAGTGGTTCCTTGCCGATAACCGGATCAAAACCCAGCCACGATTGGCTTACCTGCATGAATTCCTGCAGCGAGAGGACGCCCAAAAAGCCGTTGCGCGAATGGTGGAGTTGGCTGAGCTGGAGCGTCACCTCGATCGGCAAGCGAATGATCTGGGTGTATTCACCGACGCTCTGCGTTCGCAGCTGAACACACTCGCCCAGCAGTCACCCGACGTCATCAGCGGCGCGCTGGCCCGTCAGAAGTCGCTGTACAAAGAGCTGTCGGCGCTGTCTTCAATGGCATTGTCGCCGGGCCAAAGGGCTCAGGTTGTGGCAATGACCGAAATCCTGACGGCGACTGCCACCGATCTGAAGTCCTTCGGGAAATCCGTCAAAAGCCAGCCTGCGATGCTTGAGCGGCAGCTTGCCAACGCGCGTTCCCAGGAAAGTTCGACTCGAAAGCTTCTCGGGAAGCTGGCCGTTCTAAGGCGAGAGGCGGCGGATCAACTTGATCGTCTTGCGCTGGCGTATGTCGCGGAGCAGGACCGCAGAATGGTTATTGTGCAGGACAAAGCGGAGCAACAGATTGCGCATCTGTACGAGTACCTGGCAGTCAGTAAGCTGGAGGGGCGTGCTCCGTGA
- a CDS encoding AAA family ATPase — protein sequence MKFTGTENYVATDDLQMAVNAAISLQRPLLIKGEPGTGKTLLAEEMAAALGMKLIPWHIKSTTKAQQGLYEYDAVSRLRDSQLGDEKVNDIRNYIVKGKLWEAFEADEQVVLLIDEIDKADIEFPNDLLLELDRMEFFVYETQEFVKAKRRPIVVITSNNEKELPDAFLRRCFFHYISFPDHNTMQDIVDVHFPGLQQEIVRDALEVFFDVRRVPGLKKKPSTSELIDWLKLLMADELSAKLLQEKDASSALPPLYGALVKNEQDVHLLQKLAFMARRRS from the coding sequence ATGAAGTTTACCGGTACCGAAAATTACGTAGCCACCGACGACCTGCAAATGGCCGTTAACGCAGCCATCTCGCTTCAGCGCCCGCTGTTGATTAAAGGCGAGCCGGGCACCGGTAAGACGCTCCTTGCCGAAGAAATGGCTGCGGCGCTGGGCATGAAGCTGATCCCATGGCACATCAAGTCCACCACCAAGGCTCAGCAAGGGCTTTACGAATACGATGCCGTATCTCGTCTTCGCGATTCCCAGTTGGGCGATGAGAAAGTAAATGACATTCGCAACTACATTGTGAAAGGAAAGCTCTGGGAAGCTTTTGAGGCCGACGAGCAAGTCGTGCTGCTGATTGATGAAATCGACAAGGCTGATATCGAATTTCCGAACGATCTGTTACTTGAGCTTGATCGCATGGAGTTCTTTGTTTATGAAACCCAGGAATTTGTGAAGGCGAAGCGCCGCCCAATTGTGGTCATTACCAGTAATAACGAGAAAGAGCTGCCCGATGCCTTTCTGCGCCGTTGTTTCTTCCACTACATCAGTTTCCCCGATCACAACACCATGCAGGACATTGTCGATGTGCATTTCCCCGGTCTGCAGCAGGAAATCGTCCGGGATGCTCTGGAAGTGTTTTTTGACGTTCGCAGAGTGCCTGGCCTGAAGAAGAAGCCTTCGACTTCCGAGCTGATTGATTGGCTAAAACTGCTGATGGCCGACGAGCTGTCCGCCAAACTCTTGCAGGAGAAGGATGCCAGCAGTGCGTTGCCACCTTTGTACGGAGCGCTTGTCAAAAACGAACAGGACGTTCACCTGCTGCAGAAACTGGCATTCATGGCTCGCCGCCGCAGCTGA
- a CDS encoding AraC family transcriptional regulator, with product MFGAHWNWTASYAKRHSIVSIIFVLVISASTAGQASDLDARIDALKSQIYQHSADVFALQQNVLHPANTKLAVFLTLGTSASLDLDSVELYLDGKPVASHLYTSRELGSLENGGVQQLFTGNLANGEHELKAVVAGQAANDRYVRRESDFRFIKKPGSLSVELNLQAQAPDFEPRVVFREWK from the coding sequence ATGTTCGGCGCGCATTGGAATTGGACGGCCAGTTACGCCAAGCGGCACAGTATCGTGTCCATTATTTTCGTGTTGGTTATTTCTGCTTCGACCGCAGGCCAGGCATCCGATCTGGATGCCCGTATAGATGCCCTGAAAAGTCAGATTTACCAGCACAGCGCCGATGTTTTCGCCCTGCAACAGAATGTTCTGCACCCCGCCAATACCAAACTGGCAGTTTTTCTGACACTTGGAACGAGTGCTTCCCTGGATCTTGACTCCGTCGAGCTCTATCTCGATGGCAAGCCAGTGGCCTCTCACCTTTATACCTCTCGTGAACTGGGCTCGCTTGAAAACGGCGGTGTCCAGCAACTCTTCACCGGAAACCTGGCTAACGGCGAGCATGAACTCAAGGCTGTCGTTGCAGGTCAGGCCGCCAATGATCGATACGTCCGGCGGGAATCGGATTTTCGGTTCATCAAGAAACCGGGCTCACTGAGTGTCGAACTGAACCTGCAAGCGCAGGCGCCCGATTTTGAGCCCCGTGTTGTGTTCCGTGAGTGGAAGTAA
- a CDS encoding vWA domain-containing protein, whose translation MLIDFFLEVRRAKVPASLREFLDLLEALRNRLAFADMEEFYYLARLCLVKDERHFDKFDRAFQAYFEGIENLDDLMEQLIPDDWLRAEFEKHLSEEDKAKIDSLGGLEELIETFKKRMEEQNERHAGGNKWIGTGGTSPFGANGYNPEGFRIGQKNGRHGRAVKVWEKRAFKDLDDSLTLGIRNIKVALRRLRKFARQGAADQLDMDDTIRSTARNAGYLDLKMVPERHNAVKVLIFFDVGGSMDPHIRVCEELFSAARLEFKHMEYFYFHNFIYESVWTNNIRRMNETTSTYDILHKYSPDYKVIFVGDATMAPYEISHPGGSIEHWNEEAGATWFRRIQEHFRKVVWLNPLPESYWGTGGSLGMTKQLVNDQMHPLTIDGLESAMRYLSK comes from the coding sequence ATGTTGATTGATTTTTTTCTTGAGGTTCGTCGGGCAAAAGTGCCTGCCAGCTTGCGCGAATTCCTGGACCTGTTGGAGGCGCTGCGCAACCGGCTGGCATTTGCCGACATGGAGGAGTTCTACTACCTGGCCCGGCTTTGTCTGGTAAAGGACGAGCGACATTTCGATAAGTTCGACAGAGCGTTCCAGGCTTATTTTGAGGGCATTGAAAATCTGGATGACCTCATGGAACAGCTGATTCCGGATGACTGGCTGCGAGCAGAATTTGAGAAGCATTTGTCCGAGGAAGACAAGGCCAAGATCGACTCCCTGGGCGGGCTTGAGGAACTGATCGAGACGTTCAAGAAGCGTATGGAAGAGCAGAACGAACGCCATGCCGGTGGCAACAAATGGATCGGCACGGGCGGGACGTCTCCCTTTGGCGCCAATGGCTATAACCCGGAAGGGTTCCGGATTGGCCAGAAGAATGGGCGCCACGGTCGTGCTGTAAAAGTTTGGGAAAAACGCGCTTTCAAGGATCTGGATGACAGCCTGACTCTGGGCATTCGAAACATCAAAGTGGCCCTGCGCCGGCTTCGAAAATTTGCCCGGCAGGGGGCTGCAGACCAGCTCGACATGGACGACACCATCCGCTCCACGGCGCGCAATGCAGGGTACCTGGACCTGAAAATGGTTCCGGAACGCCATAACGCGGTTAAGGTGCTGATCTTTTTTGATGTCGGGGGATCGATGGATCCTCATATCCGGGTATGTGAGGAGCTGTTTTCAGCTGCCCGCCTTGAGTTCAAGCATATGGAATATTTCTACTTCCATAACTTCATCTACGAGAGCGTATGGACGAACAACATCCGCCGGATGAACGAAACCACCAGCACCTATGACATCCTTCACAAGTACTCGCCTGACTACAAGGTGATCTTTGTTGGAGATGCCACGATGGCACCGTACGAGATTTCCCATCCCGGTGGCTCCATCGAGCACTGGAACGAGGAAGCCGGTGCGACCTGGTTCCGGCGCATTCAGGAACATTTCCGCAAAGTGGTCTGGCTGAACCCTCTGCCTGAAAGCTATTGGGGAACCGGAGGTTCTCTTGGAATGACCAAGCAGCTGGTCAATGATCAGATGCACCCTCTGACCATTGACGGCCTCGAGTCGGCCATGAGGTACCTGAGTAAATGA